Genomic DNA from Pseudomonas fitomaticsae:
ATGGTTGGCCGCTTCGGCAAACGTGCGCATCTTGCCGACGGTTTCGTCGTAGTCCGGCAGCACCAGTGCGGTCTTGATCAGCGATTGTTCGTCGAGGAAGTCGGTGCGGAAGAAGCCCGGTTCGACCACCGTGGCATGAATGCCCAGCGGCGCCAGCTCCTGATGCAGGGCTTCGCTGATGCCTTCCACCGCGAACTTGGTCGAGCCGTAGACGCCCCAGCCCATGTACGCCTGATAGCCGCCAATCGACGAGATATTGATGACCCGCCCGCTGCGCTGGGCGCGCATGTGTGGCAGCACGGCGCGGGTGACGTTGAGCAGGCCGAACACGTTGGTGGCGAACAGGCGCTCGGTTTCGCTGGCACTGGTTTCTTCGACGGCGCCCAACACGCCGAAGCCGGCATTGTTGATCAGCACGTCGATGCGGCCGAAGCGCTTGATGCCCTGCGCCACCGCTTGATGTGCGTCCTCTTCGCGGGTGACGTCCAGCCTTACGGCCAGCAGGTTCGGGTGATCGCCGAGGCGGTCGGTGATGTCTTGCGGGTTGCGGGCGGTGGCAATCACCGCGTCACCGGCACGCAGGGCCTGTTCAGCGATAAGGGTGCCAAAACCACGGGAAGCTCCGGTAATCAGCCAGGTACGCATATCAACTCCTCCTGTCGGTGACCCTGGCGAGATTGCCGGGCCTTCTTGATGAGTTGAGTCGACTTTAAAGCTGTGCTACTGATGTGATAATCCCAACAAATTTGCATGACTTTGTGAAAGGCACTCACAAATGAAAAACCCGTCCACGGCGGACCTTTCGATCTTTCTCAGCATCGCCCAGCACCTGAATTTCAGTCGTGCGGCGGTGGATCTGGGCCTGACACCGTCGGCACTGAGCCATTCATTGCGGGCTCTGGAGAATCGCCTCGGCGTGAGGCTGTTCAATCGCACCACCCGCAGCGTTGCGCTGACCGAGGCTGGCGAACGACTGTATGCGCGGCTGAAACCGGCGTTTCGCGACATCGACGACGCCCTCGAAGACCTCAATCACTTTCGCGACAAACCTTCCGGCAACCTGCGCATCACTGCCGGGCGTCAGGCTTGCGAACTGGTGCTGCTGCCGATTGCCGGGGCGTTCCTGCAGGCCTACCCGGACATTCGCCTGGAAGTGGTCGAAAGCGATGCGCTGCTGGATATCGTCGCTGCCGGTTTTGATGCCGGGGTGCGGTTCGGCAATCGGCTGGAGGCGGACATGGTGTCGCTGCCGATCGGACCGACCTTGCGCTCGGTGGTGGTTGCCTCACCGGCGTTTCTGGAACGGCACGTCGCGCCGCAAAAACCGGAAGATCTGCACGCCCTGCCCTGCATCCGTCACCGTTTTCCCAGCGGCGCGCTGTATCGCTGGGAATTCGAACGCGGCGGCATCGTTCAGGAAATCGAGGTCAACGGCCCGCTGACCCTGGGCGATGTCAGCCTGATGATCGGCCCGGCGTTGCAGGGGTTGGGATTGGCTTATGTGTTCGAGGACATGGCCCGGGAACACCTGGCGAGCGGGCGGCTGGTGCAGGTGCTGGCGGACTGGTGCCCGTACTATCCCGGCCTGCATCTGTACTACCCGAGTCGGCGCCATGTGCCGGCGCCGCTCAAAGCGTTTATCGATTTCGCCCGCAATGCCCGCGAAGGCAAAACGGGCTGAGCCGTTCTACAGATACTTCAGCCAGGCAATGTCCCGTCGCCGGGCCTTCAATCCCGAGAACCAGCGCACGGCCGGGAACAACGCGACCGCCAGCACCACCGCCGCCAGCCACACTGCCGTCACCGTCGAGAAACCGAAATAGGTGCCCTGATTAAGCCCGAACAGCGCCACGCCGATCAGGTACAGCATCTTCAGCGCATACAGGTGCAGCAGGTAGAAAAACATCGGCGCCGAACCGAACACCGTCAGCCAGCGAATCCAGCGTCGATCCTGCGCACGCTCAAACACCAGCAACAGCAGCAGCCCGACGCTCACCGTCAGCGTGATGAACAACAGCGACGGCGGGTATTTGGTGATGTTGAAAAAGCTCATCAGGGTTTGCAGACCGCTGTCCCCGAAGGCCCAGGGTTTCTCGCCGTAACCGTTGACCAACCGCAGTGCCACGAATCCCAGCAGCCCGGCGACGCCACCGACCAACAAACGGCGCTGGCGCACGCCGGCATCGGCTGCGCGGGCGAACCACGGCCCCAGCGCGTAACCCAGACCGATCACGCCGATCCACGGTAACAACGGGTACGAGGTGCGCAGGCGCAAGGTCTCGCCGGCCTCGATCCAGCCGCGGTCATGCAGGATTGCCCACGGCACGTGAAGCGCCGACTCGGTTCCAAAGTGCAGTCCGTCGAGCAGGTTGTGCCCGGCAATGATCGCCAGGCTCAGCGTGAGCAACAGCCAGCGTGGCAGCCAGACCAGCAGCGACAGCGCGATCATGCTCAGGCCGATCGCCCAGATCACTTGCAGGTAGATCACGGTCGGTGGCAGCTGGAACGTCCAGGCGAAATTCACCAGGGTGAATTCGAGCGCCACCAGAAACAGACCGCGCTTGAACAGAAAGGCACTGACGTCAGCCTTGCCGTCGTACTTCTCGCCGAACAGCCACGCCGACAACCCGGTCAGCAGCACGAACACCGGCGCGCACAAATGCGCAAGCGTACGGCTGAAGAACAGCGCCGGCTCGGTGCTGGCGATGTCCATCGGGTCGGACACCTGACGATGCAGCAGAAAGGTTTCGCGCACGTGGTCCAGCAACATGAACAGAATCACCAGGCCACGCAGCGCATCAATGGACAGCAACCGGCCAGTCGCCGAGGGGGCAGAACGGGGAACCGCAATCGTCATGGAAGTATCGCAATCGAAAGGTTGATCGATGCGACCGCCCGAAAGCGGTCGCATAATTTTCGTTACCTTATAACATGAAAAACCGATCCAATCGCTAGCGGTTCTCAAACAGCGATCACGCGGTGCGCAGGGTTTCCAGCACGACCTGCAACGGATGGCGCAGCTGTCGATCAGCCTGGCGCTTGACCTGACTGCGGCAGGAATACCCGGTGGCCAGTGCCTCGCCCTTCTCCACCGGTGCCTCGATCTGCTTCGCCCAGGATTGCTCGTAGATCACTGCCGACGTCTCGCGATTGCGCGCTTCGTGTCCGTAAGTGCCGGACATGCCGCAGCAACCGGTGGCCTGGGTCGCCAGCTTCAGGCCGACGCGCTCGAACACCTGCTCCCATTGCCGGGTCGCGGCCGGGGCGTTGGTTTTCTCGGTGCAGTGCGCCAGCAGGCGGAAAGTGTCGGCGCGGCGCTGATGGATTTGCTCCGGCATCACCTTGAGCAGCCACTCCTGCACCAGCGCCACCTCCGGGCATTTCTCCATCCCCGGCACTTTCAGATATTCCTGGCGATAGACCAGAGTCATGGCCGGGTCGAGTCCCACCAGCGGCACACCGACCTCGGCCAGTGCGCGCAATTGCCCGGCATTGCGCAACGCCGCGCGATTGAACGCCGACAGAAAGCCCTGCACATGCAGCGGCTTGCCGTTGGCACTGAACGGCGCCAGATAAACCTGATAGCCGAGGCGCGAAATCAACTCGATCAGGTCCGCCAGTAACGGCGCCTCGAAATACCGGGTGAAGGCATCCTGCACCAGTACCACGCTGCGCTCGCGTTGTGCCTGTGTCAGCGCTGACAACACGTCCGCCGACGCCGGCTGAACCTGCCAGCGACGCATCGCCGCGTGGAAATCGAAACGGCTGAGCAACGGCACATCGACCATGCCGCCAAGGCGCTCGATCAAGCGCCGGCTGAACGAGGCGCCCATCAAGCCGTTATAGAGCAACGGAATCCGCGCCATGTACGGAATCGTGTACTCCAGCGAAGCAATCAGATAATCCCGCGCCGGCCGCAGATAGCGGGTGTGATACAGCTCCAGAAACCGCGAGCGGAAGTCCGGCACGTTCACTTTCACCGGGCACTGCCCCGCGCAGGACTTGCACGCCAGGCAGCCGGCCATGGCGTCGTACACCTCGTGAGAGAAGTCCTGTTCCTGCGCACGGCTGTTGCGCCAACGCTGCAGCAACGTGCTGAAAAACGGCGGACGGCGGCTGGCATCGGACAACACATCAACACCCGCCTCCCCCTGCAACCGCAGCCACTCGCGAATCAGCGAGGCGCGACCCTTGGGCGATTGCGCGCGCTGGCGGGTGGCTTTCCACGACGGGCACATCGCATCGTCGGGATCGAAGTTGTAGCAGGCGCCGTTGCCGTTGCAGTGCATGGCCGCGCCGTAGTCCTGCCAGACTTTTTCGTCGATCTGCCGATCAAGTTCGCCACGCAGGGTCACTTCGTCGATCTTCAGCAACGCCGCGCCGGGAATATTCGGCGTGGCAATCTTGCCGGGGTTGAACTGGTTGAACGGATCGAACGCCGCCTTCAAGGCTTGCAGCGCCGGGTACAACGCGCCGAAGAACGCCGGCGCATATTCCGAGCGCAGGCCCTTTCCGTGCTCGCCCCACAGCAGGCCGCCGTAACGCTGGGTCAGCGCAGCGACGCCGTCCGAAACGGGACGCACCAGTGCGGCTTGTTGCGGATCCTTCATGTCGAGAATCGGCCGCACGTGCAGCACACCGGCATCGACGTGGCCGAACATGCCGTATTGCAGCTTATGGCTGTCGAGCAGGTCGCGCAGTTCGGCGATGTACTCGGCCAAGTGCTGCGGCGGCACGGCGGTGTCTTCGACAAACGGCTGCGGCCGCGCTTCACCGGCGACGTTGCCGAGCAGACCCACCGCGCGCTTGCGCATGCCGTAGACGCGATTCACCGCCGCATGCCCGACGGCCAGCGTGTGGCCCAGGCGCTCGACCGTGGCGTCGGTGCCCAGGTGCTGGACAAAAGCCTCGACCCGACCTTGCAATTCCTCGGGATCGTCACCGCAGAACTCAACCAGGTTGATGCCCAACGTCGGCCGTTCGGCGCTTTCCGGGAAATACTCGGCGACGCCATGCCAGACGATGTCCTGCATCGCCAGCAACAGCACTTTGGAGTCCACCGTTTCGATCGACAGCGGCTTGAGCGCCATCAACGCCCGGGCATCGCGCAAGGCATCCATGAAGCCGGCGTAGCGAATGTTCACCAGCATCGTGTGCCTGGGGATCGGCAACACGTTGAGCCTGGCCTCGACCACAAACCCCAGCGAACCTTCAGCGCCGCACAGCACGCTGTTGAGGTTGAAACGGTTGTCGGCCTCGCGCAGGTGCGCCAGGTCGTAGCCGGTCAGGCAGCGGTTGAGGTCGGGGAAGGTTTCCCGGATCAGCTCGCCTTGCTCATCGATGATCTGCCGCGCGCAGCGATACACCTCACCGGCCCGGCCCTCACGGGCGCATTCCGCTGCCAGCTCGCTTTCTTCCAATGGACGACCGTGCAAGCGCTCGCCACCACGCAGGACCATGTGCAGTTCCAGCACGTGGTCGCGGGTCTTGCCGTAGGTGCAACTGCCCTGTCCGCTGGCGTCGGTGTTGATCATGCCGCCGACGGTGGCACGGTTCGAGGTCGACAGTTCCGGGGCGAAAAACAGCCCGGCGGATTTCAGCGCGGCGTTCAGTTGATCCTTCACCACACCCGCCTGCACCCGCACCCAACGTTGTTCAACGTTGATTTCGAGGATGCGGTTCATGTGCCGCGACAGGTCGACGACGATGCCGTCGGTCAGCGACTGGCCGTTGGTGCCGGTGCCGCCGCCGCGGGGCGTGATCACCACTTTCTGGTAGGCCGGTTCGGCGATCAGGCGCGCCAGCAGCGCCACGTCGTCGGCATCGCGCGGGAACACCGCCGCTTGCGGCAAGCGCTGATAGATCGAGTTGTCAGTGGCCAGCACCACGCGGCTGGCGTAGTCGGCACTGATTTCGCCGCGAAAGCCGCCGGTTTCAAGGGCTTTGAGAAACTGTTGGTAGTCGGTGTTCAACGCGGTGGAAGGCGACAGCTGGGCAATCATCGGGAGGGCAATCTCGGTCAAAAACGGGCCGTGTGGCGGTGAACAGTTGTGCGCAATGAATGATTGCGTCACGCTCCCGCCATCTCATAGGCCTTATGTTCATTGCAGAGCGATGCCGGGACAACCGTAAAATCGACCCGCAATCCATGACTAAAACGAATGAATCCGCGAACCCTCACTCCCTCGATGTCGTTGCTGCTGGCATTTGAAGCCGCCGCACGCCATGAAAGCTACACCCGCGCCGCCCACGAACTGTCGCTGACCCAAAGTGCGGTCAGCCGGCAGGTGCAGATTCTGGAAAAGATGCTCGGCGTGCGCCTGTTCAGCCGCGAAGGTCGGCGGGTGATCCTCACCGACGTCGGGCGCCTGTATCAGCGCGAACTGTCCGAAGCCCTCGGCCAGATCCGCAGCGCGACGTTGCAGGCCATGGCGTTTGGCTCAGGGATTCACAGCCTGCGCCTGGCGACCCTGCCAACCTTCGGCTCGAAATGGCTGCTGCCGCGCTTGAAGGACTTCTACACCGCGCACCCGGGCATGACAGTGCACCTGCATTCACGCATCGAAACCATCGACTTCGACACCAGCGAAATCGACGCGGCAATTTGCGTCGGCGGCGGCGACTGGCCGGGGCTGACCGCCCACCGTCTGCACACCGAAGAACTGGTGGTGATCGCCAGCACGCAGCTATCCGATGCCGAACGTCGTGCAGCCGACCAGGATATCGCCGGGCAACTGCTGCTCAACGTCAGCAGCAATGCTCAGGCGTGGAGCGAATGGTTCAGCCATCACGCCCTGCCCCATCGCAGCATGCGCATCGGCCCGAGCTTCGAGATGACCTCGCATTTGATCCAGGCCGTGCGCGCCAACATCGGCATCGGCCTGGTGCCGAGGATTCTGGTAGAAGACGAGTTGCACAACGGCGAGCTGCTGCAACTGGGCGAACCGATCAGCAGCCGACGCAGCTATTACCTGGTGTATCCGGCGCGTAATGAGTCGCTGGCGTCGCTGAAGGCGTTTCGCGACTGGTTGATGCGTACGCTCTGAAACAACAGAGGGCGCTGTTCGGCGCCCTCTGGTTTTGCTCGATCAGAATCGCGGCTTCACCGCTTTCCAGTCAGGTTTATAGCGCTGCATCTGCCGCACATCATCGCGCTGGCGGATGCCGCAGGTCAGGTACTGATCGTGCAGCTTGCCCAGTTGATCGTGATCCAGCTCCAGCCCCAGCCCCGGTGCACGAGTGATCTTCACGCAGCCATCGATGATCGGCAGTTTGCCGCCCTTGATCACCTCCTCATCCGGTTCCTGCCACGGGTAATGGGTGTCGCAGGCGTAGTCCAGATTCGGCACGGCAGCTGCCACGTGCGCCATCGCCATCAGGCTGATGCCCAGATGTGAGTTGGAATGCATCGACACGCCGAGGCCGAAGGTATCGCACATTTTCGCCAGGGTCTGGGTGTCGCGCAGGCCGCCCCAGTAGTGGTGGTCGGCGAGGACAATCTGCACGCTGTTCTGCGCGACGCTGCGGCGGAACTCGTCGAAGTCGGTGACCACCATATTGGTCGCCAACGCTAGCCCGGTGCGTTTGTGCAGCTCGGCCATGCCGTCAAGGCCCGGGGTCGGGTCTTCGTAATATTGCAGATCGTCGCCCAGCAACTCGGCCATGCGGATCGAGGTTTCCAGCGACCAGTTGCCGTTGGGATCGATGCGCAACGGATAACCGGGAAAGGCCTTTTTCAGCGCCTTGATGCATGCCACTTCGTGCTCCGGCGGCAGCGTACCGGCCTTGAGCTTGATGCTCTTGAAACCGTACGCCTCGATCATTCGCGCGGCCTGGGCGACGATCTGCTGCTCGTTCAGCGCTTCGCCCCAGTTATCCGGTTTGTACGGTGAATCGACGTGCTGCGCATACTTGAAAAACAGGTAGGCACTGAACGGCACTTCATCACGCACCGCCCCGCCCAGCAGATCCACCAGCGGCACGTTCAGGTAGCGAGCCTGCAAGTCGAGAAACGCCACTTCGAACGCCGAATACGCATTGCTCACAGCCTTGCTGGCGTGGGAACCGGGCGCCAGTTCGGCACCGGCCAGACTGGCTGGTTTGTTGGCAGCAACCGTCGCCTGAACGATGCGACGCAGCTGATTGAGGTTGAACGGATCAAGGCCGATCAACTGCGACTGCAACTGTTGCTGGATCGCCAGCGCCGGGGCATCGCCATAGCTTTCGCCAAGACCGATATAGCCGTTGTCGCTCTCGATCTCGATGATCGAGCGCAGGGCGAAGGGTTCGTGGATGCCACTGGCGTTGAGCAGCGGCGGATCACGGAAAGCGATCGGAGTGACGGTTACGCGAGTGATTTTCAAAATGACGCTCCTGTTGAGTCGGAATCAGTGGCTCGCCACCGGGCTGGCCGTCGGCGCAACGGCGGTATCAGGTTCAGGCTTTGCCGGGGTGTTGCTCTTGGCGCCAGGCGCCATGCGGGCAAAGAAGATCACTACCGCCGCAACCAGTGAGGTCGCGGCCAGGCCATACAGGCCGCCCTCGATGGAGCCGGTGGTCTGTTCCAGAAAGCCGAACGCGGTCGGCGCAACGAAGCCGCCGAGGTTGCCGATGGAGTTGATCAGCGCAATGACCGCCGCCGCGATGCGCGCATCCAGATAGCTTTGCGGAATCGGCCAGAACAGCGCCGAGGCCGCCTTGAAGCCGATGGCCGCAAAACAGATGGCGACGAAGGCAAAAATCGGCCCGCCGGTGGTGGACATGAACATGCCGAACGCGGCGATCACCAGGGTCAGCGCAACCCAGGCCTGCTGGAATTTCCACTTGCCGGCCAGCGCCGCAAAGCCGTACATCGCGACGATGGAAATGATCCACGGCACCGAGTTGAGCAGCCCGACCTGGAAGTCACCGAGGTTGCCCATTTTCTTGATCATGCTCGGCAGCCAGAAGGTGGCGCCATAGATGGTCAGGGCGATGGAGAAGTAGATGAAGCAGAACAGCGCGATCTGCCGATCCGCCAACAGTTTGAACATCGAAGGTCTGGCGACGTGGGTTGCTTCGCGGGCACGTTGTTCCTCGGCGATTGCCGTCACCAACGCGTCACGCTCCTCTTCGCTCAGCCACTTGGCCTGACGGGGGTGGGATTGCAGCCAGAACCAGACAAACCCGCAGAGCACCACCGACGCGGCGCCTTCGATCAGGAACATCCATTGCCAGCCGTGCATGCCCAGACCGTTGATGTGCAACAGCGCGCCGGACACCGGGCCGGATATCACCGAAGCAATCGCCGAACCGCTGAGAAACACCGCCATGGTTTTGCCGCGCTCCGAGGCTGGCAGCCATTGGGTGAAGTAATAAATGATCCCCGGAAAGAACCCGGCCTCGGCAGCGCCCAGGATGAAGCGCAACACGTAGAAACTGGTTTCACCCTTGACGAACGCCATGGCCATTGCGGCGGCGCCCCAAGTGAACATGATCCGTGTCAGCCAGGCCCGGGCGCCGTAGCGTTGCAGGAGCATGTTGGACGGCACTTCAAACAAGGCGTAACCGATGAAAAACAGACCGGCGCCAAGGCCATAGGCAGCGGCGCCGATACCCAGATCGGTTTCCAGATGACTGCGCACGAAGCCGATGTTGACCCGGTCGATGTAGTTGACGATGAACATCACCACGAACAGCGGCAGCACATGGCGCTTGACCTTGGCGGCGGCGCGGGCGAGTACCGTGATGTCCGGCGGACTCTGGAGGGTATTCAAGGGGCGACTCCCGATCTTTGTTTTTGTTGGGATGGCCTGTTCAGGCGTAGAGCGATCATGGACGGAGCAATTGATCCCGTCTAATCTAACTTGGCATTCGATTGATACCTGGATTAGATCAATGTTCGAGCTGACCCAACTGCGCTGCTTCACCACCGTCGCCACCGAACTGAATTTCCGCCGTGCCGCCGAACGGCTGAACATGACCCAGCCGCCACTGAGCCGCCAGATCCAGTTGCTGGAACATCACCTGGGCGTCGAACTGTTTACCCGCAGCACACGCAGCGTGGCGCTCACCGCTGCCGGCCGCGCATTCTTCATCGAGGCGCAAAACCTGCTCGAACGCGCCCAGCAAGCCGCCGTCACTGCCCGGCGTTTTGCCGAGGGCGATATCGGTTCGGTGAACATCAGTTTTGTCGGCAGCGCGGTGTACGAGTTTCTGCCCAAGGTCATCGCCGAAGCGCGCCTCAAGCAGCCGCAGGTGAAGATCGACCTGACTGAAATGAACACCTATCAGCAACACGAAGCCCTGCGTGCCCGACGCATCGACCTGGGTATCGTCCGCGCACCGTTGCTGGAACCGGGCTACGCCACCGAATGCCTGGTGCGCGAGCCCTTTGTGCTGGCGGTGCCGAGTGGTCATCGACTGGCCGAGGCCGACGACGTTTCAGTGAAGAACCTGGATGGGCAGCCGTTCCTGATGTATTCCCACGCGGCCTATCCGCCGTTCAACGAATTGCTCACCGGTATGCTGCGCTCGGCCCGGGTCGCTCCGGATTACGTGCAATGGCTGGGGTCTTCGCTGACGATTCTGGCGCTGGTCA
This window encodes:
- a CDS encoding MFS transporter: MNTLQSPPDITVLARAAAKVKRHVLPLFVVMFIVNYIDRVNIGFVRSHLETDLGIGAAAYGLGAGLFFIGYALFEVPSNMLLQRYGARAWLTRIMFTWGAAAMAMAFVKGETSFYVLRFILGAAEAGFFPGIIYYFTQWLPASERGKTMAVFLSGSAIASVISGPVSGALLHINGLGMHGWQWMFLIEGAASVVLCGFVWFWLQSHPRQAKWLSEEERDALVTAIAEEQRAREATHVARPSMFKLLADRQIALFCFIYFSIALTIYGATFWLPSMIKKMGNLGDFQVGLLNSVPWIISIVAMYGFAALAGKWKFQQAWVALTLVIAAFGMFMSTTGGPIFAFVAICFAAIGFKAASALFWPIPQSYLDARIAAAVIALINSIGNLGGFVAPTAFGFLEQTTGSIEGGLYGLAATSLVAAVVIFFARMAPGAKSNTPAKPEPDTAVAPTASPVASH
- a CDS encoding DUF1624 domain-containing protein; this encodes MTIAVPRSAPSATGRLLSIDALRGLVILFMLLDHVRETFLLHRQVSDPMDIASTEPALFFSRTLAHLCAPVFVLLTGLSAWLFGEKYDGKADVSAFLFKRGLFLVALEFTLVNFAWTFQLPPTVIYLQVIWAIGLSMIALSLLVWLPRWLLLTLSLAIIAGHNLLDGLHFGTESALHVPWAILHDRGWIEAGETLRLRTSYPLLPWIGVIGLGYALGPWFARAADAGVRQRRLLVGGVAGLLGFVALRLVNGYGEKPWAFGDSGLQTLMSFFNITKYPPSLLFITLTVSVGLLLLLVFERAQDRRWIRWLTVFGSAPMFFYLLHLYALKMLYLIGVALFGLNQGTYFGFSTVTAVWLAAVVLAVALFPAVRWFSGLKARRRDIAWLKYL
- a CDS encoding oxidoreductase — encoded protein: MRTWLITGASRGFGTLIAEQALRAGDAVIATARNPQDITDRLGDHPNLLAVRLDVTREEDAHQAVAQGIKRFGRIDVLINNAGFGVLGAVEETSASETERLFATNVFGLLNVTRAVLPHMRAQRSGRVINISSIGGYQAYMGWGVYGSTKFAVEGISEALHQELAPLGIHATVVEPGFFRTDFLDEQSLIKTALVLPDYDETVGKMRTFAEAANHAQPGDPQKFAEAMLALVNAPNPPQRLALGSDTIARIEAKNRLVAQELAEWNELALSTDFKD
- the ydiJ gene encoding D-2-hydroxyglutarate dehydrogenase YdiJ — protein: MIAQLSPSTALNTDYQQFLKALETGGFRGEISADYASRVVLATDNSIYQRLPQAAVFPRDADDVALLARLIAEPAYQKVVITPRGGGTGTNGQSLTDGIVVDLSRHMNRILEINVEQRWVRVQAGVVKDQLNAALKSAGLFFAPELSTSNRATVGGMINTDASGQGSCTYGKTRDHVLELHMVLRGGERLHGRPLEESELAAECAREGRAGEVYRCARQIIDEQGELIRETFPDLNRCLTGYDLAHLREADNRFNLNSVLCGAEGSLGFVVEARLNVLPIPRHTMLVNIRYAGFMDALRDARALMALKPLSIETVDSKVLLLAMQDIVWHGVAEYFPESAERPTLGINLVEFCGDDPEELQGRVEAFVQHLGTDATVERLGHTLAVGHAAVNRVYGMRKRAVGLLGNVAGEARPQPFVEDTAVPPQHLAEYIAELRDLLDSHKLQYGMFGHVDAGVLHVRPILDMKDPQQAALVRPVSDGVAALTQRYGGLLWGEHGKGLRSEYAPAFFGALYPALQALKAAFDPFNQFNPGKIATPNIPGAALLKIDEVTLRGELDRQIDEKVWQDYGAAMHCNGNGACYNFDPDDAMCPSWKATRQRAQSPKGRASLIREWLRLQGEAGVDVLSDASRRPPFFSTLLQRWRNSRAQEQDFSHEVYDAMAGCLACKSCAGQCPVKVNVPDFRSRFLELYHTRYLRPARDYLIASLEYTIPYMARIPLLYNGLMGASFSRRLIERLGGMVDVPLLSRFDFHAAMRRWQVQPASADVLSALTQAQRERSVVLVQDAFTRYFEAPLLADLIELISRLGYQVYLAPFSANGKPLHVQGFLSAFNRAALRNAGQLRALAEVGVPLVGLDPAMTLVYRQEYLKVPGMEKCPEVALVQEWLLKVMPEQIHQRRADTFRLLAHCTEKTNAPAATRQWEQVFERVGLKLATQATGCCGMSGTYGHEARNRETSAVIYEQSWAKQIEAPVEKGEALATGYSCRSQVKRQADRQLRHPLQVVLETLRTA
- a CDS encoding glucarate dehydratase family protein; the encoded protein is MKITRVTVTPIAFRDPPLLNASGIHEPFALRSIIEIESDNGYIGLGESYGDAPALAIQQQLQSQLIGLDPFNLNQLRRIVQATVAANKPASLAGAELAPGSHASKAVSNAYSAFEVAFLDLQARYLNVPLVDLLGGAVRDEVPFSAYLFFKYAQHVDSPYKPDNWGEALNEQQIVAQAARMIEAYGFKSIKLKAGTLPPEHEVACIKALKKAFPGYPLRIDPNGNWSLETSIRMAELLGDDLQYYEDPTPGLDGMAELHKRTGLALATNMVVTDFDEFRRSVAQNSVQIVLADHHYWGGLRDTQTLAKMCDTFGLGVSMHSNSHLGISLMAMAHVAAAVPNLDYACDTHYPWQEPDEEVIKGGKLPIIDGCVKITRAPGLGLELDHDQLGKLHDQYLTCGIRQRDDVRQMQRYKPDWKAVKPRF
- a CDS encoding LysR substrate-binding domain-containing protein, with product MNPRTLTPSMSLLLAFEAAARHESYTRAAHELSLTQSAVSRQVQILEKMLGVRLFSREGRRVILTDVGRLYQRELSEALGQIRSATLQAMAFGSGIHSLRLATLPTFGSKWLLPRLKDFYTAHPGMTVHLHSRIETIDFDTSEIDAAICVGGGDWPGLTAHRLHTEELVVIASTQLSDAERRAADQDIAGQLLLNVSSNAQAWSEWFSHHALPHRSMRIGPSFEMTSHLIQAVRANIGIGLVPRILVEDELHNGELLQLGEPISSRRSYYLVYPARNESLASLKAFRDWLMRTL
- a CDS encoding LysR family transcriptional regulator, with the translated sequence MKNPSTADLSIFLSIAQHLNFSRAAVDLGLTPSALSHSLRALENRLGVRLFNRTTRSVALTEAGERLYARLKPAFRDIDDALEDLNHFRDKPSGNLRITAGRQACELVLLPIAGAFLQAYPDIRLEVVESDALLDIVAAGFDAGVRFGNRLEADMVSLPIGPTLRSVVVASPAFLERHVAPQKPEDLHALPCIRHRFPSGALYRWEFERGGIVQEIEVNGPLTLGDVSLMIGPALQGLGLAYVFEDMAREHLASGRLVQVLADWCPYYPGLHLYYPSRRHVPAPLKAFIDFARNAREGKTG
- a CDS encoding LysR substrate-binding domain-containing protein, with product MFELTQLRCFTTVATELNFRRAAERLNMTQPPLSRQIQLLEHHLGVELFTRSTRSVALTAAGRAFFIEAQNLLERAQQAAVTARRFAEGDIGSVNISFVGSAVYEFLPKVIAEARLKQPQVKIDLTEMNTYQQHEALRARRIDLGIVRAPLLEPGYATECLVREPFVLAVPSGHRLAEADDVSVKNLDGQPFLMYSHAAYPPFNELLTGMLRSARVAPDYVQWLGSSLTILALVNAGMGLALVPRCATSVVFRNVVFREIDLGEGVQSELHLIWRENNDNPAFAMLLEGIRRAVKDGWG